One segment of Nostoc flagelliforme CCNUN1 DNA contains the following:
- a CDS encoding GNAT family N-acetyltransferase, giving the protein MEVSGRNINYPLNPPAPLEDFPVLQTEKYTLRLASTKEELESIFRLRFEVFNLELGLGFSASNFTQMDIDKFDAVCHHLILISKKTGKTIGTYRMQTYTMASQRLGFDAADIFNLNAIPNSVLQASVEVGRTCIAKEYRNSQALLLLWEGLANYLIWSKNQYFFGCASLLTQCPWQATCAYDYFRQNGLIHPSILVDPNLQFCLELPPNCPDSCNVEIPKILQAYLNIGAKICSLPAIDRQFKTIDFLTISNVAEFARWRYPNPFKKPLPLRVCHD; this is encoded by the coding sequence ATGGAAGTTTCTGGACGCAACATCAATTACCCACTAAATCCTCCTGCCCCTCTTGAAGATTTCCCCGTCCTTCAAACTGAAAAATATACCCTACGGCTGGCGTCAACCAAAGAAGAATTAGAATCAATTTTTCGGTTGCGCTTTGAAGTTTTTAATCTGGAACTAGGCTTGGGATTTTCTGCTTCTAACTTTACCCAGATGGATATAGATAAGTTTGATGCGGTTTGCCATCATTTAATCCTAATCTCCAAAAAAACGGGTAAAACCATTGGAACTTATCGGATGCAAACCTATACAATGGCTTCTCAAAGACTAGGCTTTGATGCTGCCGATATATTTAATCTTAATGCGATTCCCAATTCTGTGCTTCAGGCATCAGTTGAAGTTGGGCGTACATGTATAGCTAAAGAATATCGCAATAGTCAGGCACTTTTACTACTCTGGGAAGGATTGGCAAATTATCTCATTTGGAGTAAAAACCAATATTTCTTTGGTTGTGCATCATTACTAACACAATGTCCTTGGCAAGCTACTTGCGCTTATGATTATTTTCGGCAAAATGGTTTGATACATCCAAGTATTTTGGTTGATCCAAATTTACAATTTTGTCTAGAACTGCCTCCAAATTGTCCAGATTCATGTAATGTTGAGATTCCTAAAATTTTGCAGGCATACTTAAACATTGGAGCTAAAATATGCAGTCTTCCAGCTATTGATCGGCAGTTTAAGACTATTGATTTTTTAACTATATCTAATGTTGCAGAGTTTGCCAGATGGCGTTATCCAAATCCTTTCAAGAAACCCTTACCACTGAGGGTTTGTCACGATTAA